From the genome of Acidobacteriota bacterium:
GTGATGATGCCGGGCATCGACGGCATGACGGTGCTGGAAGAGCTGAAGCGCCTCGACGAGGAACTGCCCGTCATCATGATCACGGCGTTCGCCTCGGTCGAGACCGCAATTGCCGCGATGAAACGCGGCGCCTTCGACTACATCACCAAGCCGTTCAAGAACGACGAGGTGCTCGTCGTCCTCAGGAACGCGGTGGAGCGGAGCCGCCTCGTCAGGGAGAACCTCGCCCTCAAGCAGAACCTGCAGGCGCGCTACTCGAAGTTCGCCAACATCGTCGGCCGCAGCGACCGCATGCGGCAGGTGTTCGACCTCGTGATCCAGGCGGCACCGAGCCGGTCCACGGTGCTCGTGTACGGGGAGAGCGGGACCGGCAAGGAGCTCGTCGCGCGCGCCCTGCACACGAACTCGCCGCGCGCCGAGCGTCCCTTCATCACGGTCAACTCCGGGAGCCTGCCGCCCGACCTGCTCGAGTCGAACCTCTTCGGCCACGTGAAGGGCGCGTTCACCGGCGCGGTCTACCCCAAGAAGGGGCTCTTCGAGCTCGCCGACAAGGGCAGCATCTTCTTCGACGAGATCGGCAACGTGCCGCTCGAAACCCAGTCGAAGCTCCTGCGCGTGATCCAGGAACGCGAGTTCATGCGGCTCGGGGGCGTCGAGACCATCAAGGTCGACGTCCGGATCATCGCGGCGACCAACGTCGACCTCCGGCGGATGGTCGACGAGGGGCGCTTCCGCGAGGACCTCTATTACCGGCTGCACGTCATCTCGATCACGCTCCCTCCGCTCCGCGACCGACGCGAGGACATCCCGCCGCTCGTGCAGCACTTCCTCGAGAAGTACGGCGAGGAGAACGGCCGCCCCGGGCTCGAGCTGTCGCCGGAGACGCTCGACCAGCTCATGGACTACGACTGGCCTGGCAACGTGCGGGAACTCGAGAACGCGATCGAGCGGGCGGTCGTGCTGTGCGCCGGGACCCGGATCGGCCCGGAGCTGATCCCCGACACGGTCAGGGCCCGCCGGCCGTTCCACATGCCGCAGATCGTCGTGCCGCCCGAGGGCATCTCGTTCAAGGAGGTCATCGGCGATTTCGAGCGCCGCCTGATCGAGTCGACACTCGAGGCCGCCGGCGGCGTGCAGAAGCGGGCGGCCGAGCTGCTCCACGTCAAGCCGACGACGCTCAACGAGATGATCAAGCGGTACGACATCCGCCCGCGGAGGAAACGGAGCGGGCCGGACGCCGGCGCGCCGGAAGGCCCCGCCACGGCCGACGAGGCGGCACCGGCGGCCGAGGCTACGCCGGTCGGACCGCGGCCATCAGGCGATCGTACTTGTTGAGGATCACGTCCCAGCGATAGTGCTGGCGCACGTAGTGAAGACCGTTGCGCCCCATGGCGGCGCGTAGGCGGTCGTCGGCCACGAGCAGCTTCAGCGCTTCGACGAACTCGTCGCGGTCCGCGTAGAACAGCCCCGCATTGCTCGCCCGGCAGTGCTCGACGACGACCTCGCTGCGCGCGTTGGCCAGGATGGGCGTGCCCACGGCGAACGCCTCGAGCGCCAGCAGCGACAGGCTCTCGAGCGGCGACGGAACGATCACGACCGTTGCGGCCTCGAGGGCCTGCAGGCGCTCGTGCTCGGGCAGCAGGCCGGCGAACCTGATGAACGGCTCCTCGGGGATCGGCATCAGCTTGGCACCCATCAGGGCCAGCGTCGCGTCGCCTCCCGCCCCGGCGTAACTGCTGAAGTACTCGATCAGCTCCTCGCAACCCTTGCCCGGGTCGATGCGCCCGCCGTACAGCGCGACCGGACCGTGCAGCTTGTGTCGCCGGCGGAACAGCGACCCGCGCGGCCCCGTCTTGAACCGGCCCGAGTCGATCTCCTCGGCAGCCTCGTCGTCGCCGGAGCGTCCGGCCTGCGGCGGCAGGTCGACGCCGCAGCCCACGGTCTCCTGGGCGTGCGCGCGAATCGGGAACGTCGACACCAGGAAGCGGCGCTCGACCTCCGTATTGAAGGCGATCCCGGCCGGCAGCGCGAACATCTCGCCGTAGATGCCGAGCCGGATGGCGGGCTCGTCGTGCGCGGTCGGCACGAGGATGCTCCGCTCCGGCGCGACCGCCAGCCCGAGCACCGTCGGCGCGTAGAGATACGTGAAGAAGATGAGGATGTCGTATTGCCGGTGGTGCGCCTCGAGGTGCTCGACGAGCGCCGGGCACCACGGCCCCTGCCGGCGCAGCCAGGCCAGCTCGTCGTCTCGCGTGTGCGGGTAGTTGAAGATCCAGTCGGAATACTGGTTGAACGACCGGATGTCGCGCGTCTCCGCGTTGGGGAAACGGCGGATGGTGACGCCGCGGACCCGGTCGGTGCCCTCGGGGTACTCGTTCTTCCAGGTGATGTAGTCGCGGGCACAGGTGGTGAGGACCTCGACCTGGTGGCGGGCAGCGAGCCGCTCGGCGATCAACCGGCAGTGGTACTCGGATCCCCCGAGAATCTCCGTGCCGTACCGTTGCACGATGAAGGCGATCTTCACGACGGCATCACTCCATCACGGACGCTTCAGGCGAAGTGGCCGAGCATCCGCTCGAGGCCCCCCCGGATCCGTTCCTCGCCGAACGCGGCCAGCCGACGATGCTGGCCCTCCACGACCTGCTGCCGCAGGGCCGCATTGTAGGCCAGCTCGCCGAGCAGTTCGGCCGCGAACTCCAGGTCCTTCGGGAAGAAAGTCACGCCGGCGCCCCCGAGCGTCTCGGGCACGGCCGACGAGGCATAGGCCAGCACGGGCACCCCGGCGGCCATGGCCTCGACGAGCGGGACGCAGAAGCCCTCGTGCTCGCTCAGGGACACGTAAACGCGGGCGGCGCGGTAGTAGGCGGCGAGATCCTCGTCTGGCACCGACCCAACGAAGAGGAACCGGTCGCTCGGCATCTCGAACTGCGCGATGAGGGCCCGCACCGTCGCGTAGTAGGCCGGCACCGCATCGCACTTGCCGACGAACAGGAAGCGGTAGTCCACGTCCACGTACCGCTTGTAGACCTCGGCGAGCCTGATGTGATCCTCGATCCGCTTGTTCGGCGCGATCCGGCCGACGTAGAGGAAGTTCAGCAGGCCGTCGCCGAGCAGGCGGTCGAGGGCGGGCCGGGGGGGCGCATCGGTGATGCGCCGGGTATCGACGGCAATGGGGAGGACGCCCGTCGGCGCGAAGCCGAGCGCGTCGAGCTCCCGCCGGTTGTACTCGGAGTCGCCGAGCGCGAGGTCGACGTGTCCGACGAGGCTCGAGAGCTCGTGCCGCCCGAGCACCGCCAGGCGGAAGATGTCGGGTGCGTAGGGGGCGAAGAACTGGGCCGGGGTGATGTTGTGGTACTGGAGCAC
Proteins encoded in this window:
- a CDS encoding sigma-54 dependent transcriptional regulator, with protein sequence MSRHGSILVIDDEEIMREILHALLSREGYDVRLAAGGAEGLALARGLSFDAAIVDVMMPGIDGMTVLEELKRLDEELPVIMITAFASVETAIAAMKRGAFDYITKPFKNDEVLVVLRNAVERSRLVRENLALKQNLQARYSKFANIVGRSDRMRQVFDLVIQAAPSRSTVLVYGESGTGKELVARALHTNSPRAERPFITVNSGSLPPDLLESNLFGHVKGAFTGAVYPKKGLFELADKGSIFFDEIGNVPLETQSKLLRVIQEREFMRLGGVETIKVDVRIIAATNVDLRRMVDEGRFREDLYYRLHVISITLPPLRDRREDIPPLVQHFLEKYGEENGRPGLELSPETLDQLMDYDWPGNVRELENAIERAVVLCAGTRIGPELIPDTVRARRPFHMPQIVVPPEGISFKEVIGDFERRLIESTLEAAGGVQKRAAELLHVKPTTLNEMIKRYDIRPRRKRSGPDAGAPEGPATADEAAPAAEATPVGPRPSGDRTC
- a CDS encoding glycosyltransferase family 4 protein; its protein translation is MKIAFIVQRYGTEILGGSEYHCRLIAERLAARHQVEVLTTCARDYITWKNEYPEGTDRVRGVTIRRFPNAETRDIRSFNQYSDWIFNYPHTRDDELAWLRRQGPWCPALVEHLEAHHRQYDILIFFTYLYAPTVLGLAVAPERSILVPTAHDEPAIRLGIYGEMFALPAGIAFNTEVERRFLVSTFPIRAHAQETVGCGVDLPPQAGRSGDDEAAEEIDSGRFKTGPRGSLFRRRHKLHGPVALYGGRIDPGKGCEELIEYFSSYAGAGGDATLALMGAKLMPIPEEPFIRFAGLLPEHERLQALEAATVVIVPSPLESLSLLALEAFAVGTPILANARSEVVVEHCRASNAGLFYADRDEFVEALKLLVADDRLRAAMGRNGLHYVRQHYRWDVILNKYDRLMAAVRPA
- a CDS encoding glycosyltransferase gives rise to the protein MIVHQWVPAAHRGDAIGDSARAVRDLCRRLGHESDIFAMTVDDELRGEVYRFEDPAARRADVTVFHFALPSAMTGAFATLDGGRVLQYHNITPAQFFAPYAPDIFRLAVLGRHELSSLVGHVDLALGDSEYNRRELDALGFAPTGVLPIAVDTRRITDAPPRPALDRLLGDGLLNFLYVGRIAPNKRIEDHIRLAEVYKRYVDVDYRFLFVGKCDAVPAYYATVRALIAQFEMPSDRFLFVGSVPDEDLAAYYRAARVYVSLSEHEGFCVPLVEAMAAGVPVLAYASSAVPETLGGAGVTFFPKDLEFAAELLGELAYNAALRQQVVEGQHRRLAAFGEERIRGGLERMLGHFA